One window of Ziziphus jujuba cultivar Dongzao chromosome 5, ASM3175591v1 genomic DNA carries:
- the LOC107421217 gene encoding GTP-binding nuclear protein Ran-3-like encodes MALPNQQTVDYPSFKLVIVGDGGTGKTTFVKRHLTGEFEKKYEPTIGVEVHPLDFFTNCGKIRFYCWDTAGQEKFGGLRDGYYIHGQCAIIMFDVTARLTYKNVPTWHRDLCRVCENIPIVLCGNKVDVKNRQVKAKQVTFHRKKNLQYYEISAKSNYNFEKPFLYLARKLAGNVDLHFVESPALAPPEVQIDMATQAQHEAELAEAAAQPLPDEDDDVFD; translated from the exons ATG GCTCTTCCGAATCAACAAACGGTGGATTACCCTAGCTTTAAGCTCGTTATTGTTGGCGATGGTGGAACAG GGAAAACTACATTTGTTAAGCGGCATCTCACTGGAGAGTTTGAAAAGAAATACGAAC CTACGATCGGTGTTGAAGTTCATCCTTTGGATTTTTTCACAAACTGTGGGAAGATCAGGTTCTACTGCTGGGATACTGCTGGTCAGGAGAAGTTTGGTGGACTAAGAGATGGTTACTA TATTCATGGACAGTGTGCCATCATAATGTTTGATGTCACAGCTCGTTTGACATACAAAAATGTACCAACGTGGCATCGGGATCTCTGCAG GGTGTGTGAGAACATTCCCATCGTTTTGTGTGGCAACAAGGTGGATGTAAAAAATAGGCAGGTGAAAGCAAAGCAGGTTACCTTTCACAGGAAGAAAAATCTCCAGTATTATGAGATTTCTGCCAAGAGCAATTACAACTTTGAGAAACCATTTTTGTATCTTGCCAGAAAGCTTGCAGG AAATGTTGACCTGCATTTTGTTGAATCTCCTGCTCTTGCTCCTCCAGAAGTGCAAATAGACATGGCTACGCAAGCTCA GCATGAAGCTGAATTGGCAGAGGCAGCCGCACAACCACTtccagatgaagatgatgatgtatTTGATTAA
- the LOC107421233 gene encoding GTP-binding nuclear protein Ran1A-like isoform X1, protein MTLPDQATVNCPSFKLVLVGDGGTGKTTFVKRHVTGEFEKKYEPTIGVEVHPLDFYSNYGQIRFYCWDTAGQERFGGLRDGYYIHGQCAIIMFDVTARLTYKNVPTWHRDICRVCENIPMVLCGNKVDVKNRQVKAKQVTFHRKKGLQYYEISAKSNYNFEKPFLYLARKLAGSAELHFVKSPALIPPEVQIDIATQAKHEAELAEAAAQPLPDEDDDVFA, encoded by the exons Atg ACTCTTCCAGATCAGGCAACGGTGAATTGCCCTAGCTTTAAGCTTGTCCTCGTCGGCGATGGTGGAACAG GGAAGACTACGTTTGTTAAGCGGCATGTCACTGGAGAGTTTGAAAAGAAATACGAAC CGACGATTGGTGTTGAAGTTCATCCTCTGGACTTCTACAGCAACTACGGACAGATCAGATTCTATTGCTGGGACACTGCTGGTCAAGAGAGGTTTGGTGGACTAAGAGATGGTTACTA TATTCATGGACAATGTGCCATCATAATGTTCGATGTTACTGCTCGTTTGACATACAAAAATGTACCAACATGGCACCGTGATATTTGCAG GGTGTGTGAGAACATTCCTATGGTTTTGTGTGGCAACAAGGTCGATGTGAAAAACAGACAGGTGAAAGCAAAGCAGGTTACCTTTCACAGGAAGAAAGGTCTCCAGTACTATGAAATTTCAGCCAAGAGCAATTACAACTTTGAGAAGCCATTTTTGTATCTTGCTCGAAAGCTTGCAGG AAGTGCCGAGCTGCATTTTGTTAAATCACCTGCTCTGATTCCTCCAGAAGTGCAAATTGACATCGCTACACAAGCGAA GCACGAAGCGGAATTGGCAGAGGCAGCCGCACAACCACTtccagatgaagatgatgatgtatTTGCTTAG
- the LOC132803824 gene encoding uncharacterized protein LOC132803824: MISLLKEFGDVFPNEIPIGLPSNQEGKGKLAVQGKSSNTQVVWKIFIKTKSEKFGAKAESEEGEMAVSGKGKGRQEWKNINFYLSFGDVNKVIMNKKSLLTMNFKDTYLKMSLLHRTLSALLTALLSGNLKIWEILFANFKKCNFYHNEHVFLDFVVIVFDPGKLVWLHLQKERFPKQRKSKLMPPMDGLFQVLELINDNAYKLDLPGEYNVSATLNVADLSPFSAGDDFNLRTNPFQEEGNDANPPEPIQPTTHWGADPLRMKVGLITRALAKKFKDNLAIFIQGISHIQEGLAISKEPRPVLLIQALEAKTGPGDSFGTFWSPRSMKWFQ; encoded by the coding sequence atgatttctcttttgaaggaatttggagatgtcttcccaaatgaaattccaattggactaccatccaatcaagagggaaaaggtaagcttgctgtccaaggtaagtcttctaatactcaggttgtgtggaaaatttttattaaaaccaagagtgagaaatttggtgcaaaagccgagagtgaggaaggtgagatggccgtgagtgggaaaggaaaaggaagacaagaatggaaaaatataaatttttatcttagctttggtgatgttaataaagtaattatgaataagaaatcattgctgaccatgaattttaaagatacttatttaaagatgtctttattgcatagaactttatctgcattgttgacagctttacttagtggcaatttgaaaatttgggaaatattgtttgctaactttaaaaagtgtaatttttaccataatgagcatgtatttctagattttgttgtaatagtgtttgacccaggaaaattggtttggttgcacttacaaaaggaaaggtttcctaaacaaagaaagtcaaaactcatgccgcctatggatggactttttcaagttttggagctgataaatgacaatgcctacaaacttgatctaccgggtgagtataatgttagtgctaccttAAATGtagctgatttgtctcctttttctgcaggtgatgacttcaatttgagaacaaatccttttcaagaggaggggaatgatgcgaatccgcccgaacccatacaaccgacaacccactggggtgccgatccgttgcGCATGAAGGTGGGActgatcactagagccctagccaagaagttcaaggacaatcttgctatctttatacaaggaataagtcatattcaagaggggttggccatatctaaagaaccaaggcctgttttactcatacaagcattagaagccaaaacgggcccaggtgacagttttggtacattttggagtccgagaagcatgaaatggttccaatga
- the LOC107421233 gene encoding GTP-binding nuclear protein Ran1A-like isoform X2: protein MVEQFGAGKTTFVKRHVTGEFEKKYEPTIGVEVHPLDFYSNYGQIRFYCWDTAGQERFGGLRDGYYIHGQCAIIMFDVTARLTYKNVPTWHRDICRVCENIPMVLCGNKVDVKNRQVKAKQVTFHRKKGLQYYEISAKSNYNFEKPFLYLARKLAGSAELHFVKSPALIPPEVQIDIATQAKHEAELAEAAAQPLPDEDDDVFA from the exons ATGGTGGAACAG TTCGGTGCAGGGAAGACTACGTTTGTTAAGCGGCATGTCACTGGAGAGTTTGAAAAGAAATACGAAC CGACGATTGGTGTTGAAGTTCATCCTCTGGACTTCTACAGCAACTACGGACAGATCAGATTCTATTGCTGGGACACTGCTGGTCAAGAGAGGTTTGGTGGACTAAGAGATGGTTACTA TATTCATGGACAATGTGCCATCATAATGTTCGATGTTACTGCTCGTTTGACATACAAAAATGTACCAACATGGCACCGTGATATTTGCAG GGTGTGTGAGAACATTCCTATGGTTTTGTGTGGCAACAAGGTCGATGTGAAAAACAGACAGGTGAAAGCAAAGCAGGTTACCTTTCACAGGAAGAAAGGTCTCCAGTACTATGAAATTTCAGCCAAGAGCAATTACAACTTTGAGAAGCCATTTTTGTATCTTGCTCGAAAGCTTGCAGG AAGTGCCGAGCTGCATTTTGTTAAATCACCTGCTCTGATTCCTCCAGAAGTGCAAATTGACATCGCTACACAAGCGAA GCACGAAGCGGAATTGGCAGAGGCAGCCGCACAACCACTtccagatgaagatgatgatgtatTTGCTTAG
- the LOC132803776 gene encoding zinc finger BED domain-containing protein DAYSLEEPER-like — translation MKINMDGLQINLESSSFEMPINLEDVASPMEGVTSGHKVKRKRKLTSKEFNICEIEELGANTQKSQLELYLEEPRMATEIELNVLDYWKANQFCYPEVASMARDLLSIPISTVASESAFSIGGRVLDQFRSSLKPSTVEAIVCTRDWLFGERDIFNPIIKWVDTNTTHEHELPGLRAMMGKEASNGAGEMA, via the exons ATGAAGATAAACATGGATGGACTTCAAATAAATCTTGAATCAAGTAGCTTTGAAATGCCTATTAATTTAGAAGATGTTGCAAGTCCTATGGAGGGAGTCACAAGTGGGCATAAAGTGAAACGCAAGAGAAAACTCACTTCAAAG gaatttaatatttgtgaaattgaagagTTAGGTGCCAATACACAAAAATCACAATTGGAGCTTTATTTAGAGGAGCCAAGGATGGCTactgaaattgaattgaatgtgCTTGATTATTGGAAAGCAAATCAGTTTTGTTACCCTGAAGTTGCTTCAATGGCTCGTGATCTATTGAGTATCCCTATATCCACCGTTGCTTCTGAATCTGCTTTTAGCATTGGTGGACGAGTATTAGATCAATTTCGTAGTTCATTAAAGCCTAGCACTGTTGAAGCAATAGTTTGTACAAGAGATTGGTTATTTGGGGAAAgag ATATTTTTAACCCGATTATTAaatgggttgacacgaacacgacccacgaacacgaattgccaggtCTAAGAGCTATGATGGGCAAGGAGGCAAGCAATGGTGCTGGTGAGATGGCTTGA